Below is a window of Pyrobaculum aerophilum str. IM2 DNA.
GACCTCAGTACATTTTCCAACGCCGCTACGGTTTCGCACCTGCTCCTTTTCGTTTCGAGCCAGGAGTCCGCCTAGTATATTATTTGCGCACTATTTTAAAATAAAGACACTATTAACGGCGTGAGTCGGCAGCGCGAAGAGAGGCTATGGGCCAAGGCGGAGTGGACAGAGACTATATAAAAACTCTTATACTGGATATTAAAACTGCGGTGGAGTAGGTTTTAGCCTTGGTCTCAAAGCCCTATGAGAGCTTGAGCAAAGCCGAGAAGTACGCCATTAGGTACAGTCTAATTATAATTGCAGAGACAGTGTCGGCGCTTGCGTTGCACATCGCAAGAAGGGCCTTGGGAGCTGTACCGCAGACGCCTACTCACGCGCTAAGGCTTTTGAGAGACAGCGGCTTCTTGTCGCCACGAGAATGCGACGAATTAGAGCGGCTAGTTAAACTGAGAAATCTCCTGGCGCATCGGTACTGGGCTGTGGACGATAGGAGAGTGTACGAGAGCGTAAAGGGGGATTTCGAAAGCCTTTTAAACTTCCTCCAGCGGTTGGAGATGCTGTATGGAATATAGGTACTACACCGCCGACGCGGAGAAGAAGAGGGAGATCTTGGAGAAGCTCAGAGGCCTTCTCGCCGCGAGGGGGGTGAGGCTGGCGGTGGTATTCGGAAGCTTCGTTGAGCTCGACTCGTTTCGGGATATTGACGTGGCTATTTATATTGACGGCAGGGAGGAGTTAGACGCGTTGCTTAAACTGGGGGCAGATCTAGAGGAAGAGCTGGGCATCCCCGTAGACGTCGCGCCGTTGCGCGAACTACACCCGAAATTCAGGCTGAAGGTGTTGACGCGGGGCGTTGTCATTGTGGAGGAGCCAGGCCTCTACGAGGCGTTGTTGCTACAAGCGTTAGACGAGCTGGAGCTCCTCAACCGCTAGTGGCGGGCTGCAGGGGGCTTGTTGTTTACCTCCCCCTGCGCCTTCTTTTTACAAATATTTAGAGAAAGGCCGTCGTATAACGCCACGCAGTCTTCCAGCATTTTGGCCACCACCCCCTCTATTTTGAGCTCATCCCGGGCGAAGATAATGGCGTCTAGCGGCACGCCCCGGCAGAGTCTTTTAATCTCAGCTGCCTCTTCGAAATAGTCGCCGTATTGAGGCACTATAATTATGACGTCGAAGTCGCTTGAAGCGCTGTGGCGGCCGGAGGCCCTGGACCCAAATAACACCACAGTGACCTGCCCTCCGTACCTCTGGATAATTGAGACTAGGCATTTGGAAAACCTCTCGGGGTACTCCCTTACCCTCTGGGCAAGGATCTCCCAGACCATTTCTCCACAAGCCCTGTGATTAGCTCCATGACGGCTATACACCTCTTTGCAGTAGTCTCTGTATACGGCTTTACTCCCCTCGCCGGGTATCTGGCTAATATGTAGTGCGGCTCCATCCACTCCGCCTCTCTGAATGCCCCCTCAGGGACCTCCCTCCCTAGCCTTTTTAAAAACTCTAGCAACTCCGTGAGGCTGCACGTAAAGGGGCGGCTACCAGTGGCGTCTACTATGAGCCCCTTGAGGAACATCTCAATGGCTTGGTGTGCGTTAAAACACGTCAAGTTGTAGACGCCGGAGGACAGCGCAATATATGCCATTTTCATAAAGGCTATCCCCCTGTCGAGCCAGTCCTCAAGTCCCACGGCCGTAAGTACTCCCCCTCTTTATATAAAATTTTTATCCCAGTTAGATAATTCACTTATGGTAACTGGGGAGTTGAGGAGGCGGGCCGACGGGATATGGCAGAGGATTCTCGCCCACCCCTTTGTGGCTGAGCTATACGCCGGGACTCTCCCCATGGAGAAGTTTAAGTACTACCTCCTCCAGGACTACAACTACCTCGTGAACTTCGCCAAGGCCCTCTCCCTGGCCGCCTCCCGGGCCCCCTCAGTGGATTTAATGAAGACGGCTTTAGAGCTGGCTTACGGCACTGTGACGGGGGAAATGGCAAATTACGAGGCGTTATTAAAAGAGGTGGGGCTGTCCCTGAGAGACGCCGCCGAGGCGGAGCCCAATAGGGTTAATGTCTCTTACATGGCCTATTTAAAGTCCACCTGCGCCCTCGAGGGCTTTTACCAGTGCATGGCGGCTCTGTTGCCTTGCTTCTGGAGCTACGCCGAGATAGCGGAGAGGCACGGGGGGAAGCTGAGGGAAAACCCCGTCCACGTCTACAAAAAGTGGGCCTCGGTGTATTTGTCACCGGAGTACCGAGGGCTTGTGGAGAGGCTGAGGGCAGTGCTGGACTCCTCAGGGCTGTCCGCAGAAGAGCTCTGGCCCTATTTCAAAGAGGCTTCTCTATACGAACTGGAGTTCTGGCAGGCGGCGTATGAGGGTCATTGAGGCCATTAGGGCCGAGCTGGAGCCTCTAAACGCAGAGATTAAAAAGGCGCTGAGGCCGAGCGAAGAGGCGCTTAGGAAGTTCGTCGCAAATCAGCTTTACATCGTCCCCCACGATTTAAAGGCCTTGTCGGCGGCCATGGCCAAGGCGAGGGAGGGAGATGAATATAGGTTCGTCAAGATGTTAATAGACGGGGATTACCAAGCCCTTCAATACCTGCTCGAGCTGGCGGAGGATGTGGGAATCCCCTTCAGCTGGGAGTCAGTGGATCCGTCGGCAGTTGCGTACACCCACTTCCTCTCTTGGCTGGCGTTACACGGGACTATGGGCGACCTCGCCGTGGCCATGACTGTGAACCTCCCCGTCTGGGGGGAGAACTGCCTAGCCCTGGCCAAGTGGGCCCGGGACAGGGGCTATAAAAGGCTGAGGTTCTTGGAGATGTTCGCAGGGCCATACGCCGAGTTAGAAAACTTGGCCGAGGGGATCGCCGCTAGGTATTTAGACTGGGGGAGGTATAAATTCGTGGCGAGGGCGATACAGAGATACGAGCTGGACTTCTGGAGAGCAATATCCAGTTTTTAAACTTGTTGGAATTGTAAATTCCAAGGTTTTTAAACTGGTTGGAATTTACAAACACATGGATTTTTTAAACCCCTGGTGGCGGGGGAGGCTTGAGGAGGACCCCCAATTGGCCAAGTGGGCGGAGTCCCCAGTTAGGTGGATCCCCAAGTGGGTGTACGAAGTGGATCTCACGCCCTTCTCCCTCCACTTCCTCCTCGGCCCGAGACAAGTGGGAAAGACCACGGCGCTAAAGCTCTTAATCAAGAGGCTGGTGGAGGAGGGGCGGGACCCGCGGTCAATTTTTTACTACAGTTGCGAGCTGGTGTCAGACCACAGAGAGCTGGCCGAGGTGTTGAGAGAGGTGGCGAAGCTGAAGGAGAGGTGGGGAGTGGCCAGCGCCTTAATTATTCTAGACGAAGTGACGTATCCGCGGGAGTGGTACAGGGCGTTGAAGTTTTTTATAGACCAGGGCTTTTTTAAAAACGACGTAATTATAGCCTCCGGCTCAGTCAGCATGTACGCAAAGAGAGAAGTGGAGACCTTCCCCGGCAGGAGGGGCCGGGGCAGGGACTACGTCCTCTACCCCCTGTCCTTCGCCGCCTTCGCCAAACTGGCCGGAGTGCCAGAAGGCGCTGATCCGGCCGCGTGGCGGAGCAAACTCGCCGAGTTATTAGAGCTATATTTAGACTGCGGCGGCATGCCCACGTCGGTTATTTCATGCCTCACAGGCCGCGGCGCCGATTCGCAGACGTGGCAGATTTTCATATCCTCGCTCTCCTTCGACCTGGCACGGCTTGGGAGGAGCGAGGCGTATGTTAAGAGGCTTCTGAGAGCAGTTTTGCGAACGGCCCCCAGCCCCGTATCCCTCAGCGCCCTTGCTAAAGAGGCCGAGCTCACTTCTCACAAAATTGCATTTACCTATCTAAACTTACTGGAGGGGCTTTACATCTTGAAACAACTGTTCTGGGTGAACCCCTACACCCTCGAGGAGAGCTTTAAAAAGCCCAGGAAAATACACCTACAAGATCCCGCAATGTACTCGGCCTTCGCCCGCTGGGTCGGCGTCGACCCCCCCGGGGCCGAGGTGAGATTAGAGGCGGCGGTGGCCACGCACTTGGCGAGGAAGTACCGAGTGGGCTACTGGCGGGACGGCCGGGAAATAGACGTAATTATACCAGAGCTGAAGGCCGGAATAGAGGTGAAAATAGGGAGGGCTGGCGCCGGGGGGAGGGTGGGGCTGGTAAAATACAGAGAGCTGTCCCTGCCAGACGCCGCGGAATACCTATTCGGAGAAGTGCCGTAAGTAAAAAGCCTTTTCTAAAGCGCCGCCTTTCTCAACCTGCCGCCTGCCCCGGCGTCTTGATTACGAGTCCACTTGGCCACAAACTGCTTATAACACTCCCTGGAGCAGAAGACCCAGGGCTTATTTACGCAACAAGTCTTCACTACAATAGCGCCCTCTCTAATCAGCCTCCCGCAGTTAGTACACCTCAGCTCAGTGGGCCTCTGGACTTTAAGCTCGAACGGCATGGGCCTCCGCCATTAAGTCTTTATACACTACCTCCGCCACTTTCTTTCCCGACATTAACATACCGCCGAAAATCGGCCCCATTCTGGGCAGGCCGTAGACGGCGCATACGGCAATCCCCGCGACGTACAGACCCGGGGCCACCCTCCCCGTGTGCTCCACCACGAGCTTCTCAGAGACCTCAGACCACGCCGACTTCTCCCCCACTACTTGTATCCCCAGCTCTGGCACTTTCCTAGCCGCCACGGATACAACTTCGGCGTCGTGGCCAGTGGCGTCAATTACGGCCTTTGCCTGCGTGTAGAGGGGATCGACGTGCATCCCCGACATTTGAATAGGAGTCCAGATCCACAAAAGCCCCGTCACCCTCGGGGGATCTCCTCTGAAAATCACGTCGTCTACGTGAACGCCCAGTATAATTTTAGCGCCGGCGTCCACAGCCCCCGCCGCCAGTTTCGCTATCAGCTCCGCTGGATCCACAGTGTATAGGCCGTCTTCAGCCGGCTTGTACCTGACTTTAAAATCCCTCAGTATGGGAACCGCCTCCTCTTGCACCACGATCTTCGGCAACATATTGCCCCCAGGCCCAATGCCGCCGCCAAAGGAAAACCTCCTCTCGTAAACCACCACCTTCAGCCCCTTCTCGGCGAGGTATCTAGCAGCGGTCAGCCCCGCGGGCCCCGCGCCGACAATTGCCACGTCCACATCGCTGTATTCGTCCAAGTCCTTTAGGGCGTGACTAATTATCGCCCTCCCGATTTTCAGCTCCATAAGCCAATATTCAAATCTAAATAAAAATATTATCTCGGCGATTTACGCCGGAGAAAAATTTATTATTGAATTCGGATAATTACTTTATGCAGTGGAGGGCCGTGCACTGGAAGCTCTTTATAATAATAAGCGCCAGCTTTTTCCTCGACGGCGTCCTCTTCAGCCTAGTCCCCGCCACGTTTTACCTGGTGGAAGAGCTGGCCCAGAACGCGCCTATTATATTCGCCGCCAACTCCTTGGCCTTTATGCTCGGGGCAATAGCGCTGGGGAGACTGGGAGACTCCCTGGGGAGGCGGGCGGGGCTAATCCTCTCCCTGGCCATTTACACCGCGGGGACTCTCTGGTTTGTAGCGGCTTTCTGGGCCGGGGGGCTGAGCCTCGCCTTAGCAATAGCGTCGACCTCTGTGATAAACTTCGGAGTAGGGGGAGAAGTAGGGCCGGCGTACTCAGCCCTGGCGGAGTACCTGCCCACTAAGAGGAGAGGCGCGGCCTTAATGCTCGCGGCGAACTTTTGGAACATCGGCGCAGTTATTATTGCAGTGGCCTCGCTCTACTACGCCCAGATAACGGGGGACGTGAGGACTGCGGTGTTGTACACCTTCGCCACGGCCCTCGCCCTCGCTGTTTTAGTCTTTATCGCTAGATACCACATACCCGAGTCCCTCAGGTGGCTAATTGCCAAGGGCAGGACGGCAGAGGCAGAAGCCCTGGCGAGAAAATACAGCGTCTCCCTCCCTCCGCCGCAACCCCCAAAGGCCTCTCTAAAAGGCTACTGGGGGAGAGTGGCCGTGCTCGCCACAGCCTTCACCGCCCAGCTCCTCACTTACAACATAGCCGCGTACTACCTCCCCTACGCCCCCGGCTTTGCCTACGGCTATGAATACGCCCCCATTAACGTGGCGGTGGCGAACCTAGGCGCCTCAATAGGCGCCTTCCTCCTACTGCCGCTAATAGACAAATCCCGCAAGTGGTCCTTCACGGGGGCCTTCGCGGGGGGCCTCGCCACAGCCACAGCTCTCGCCGCAACTCACGGCGCCTCCCAGGAGGCGTATACAGCCGCCCTCTTCTTCAACCTAGTCTTCTCCGAGTGGGCCTGGGCCTCTATAAGCGTGTTAGAAAGCGAGCTCTTCCCCACGGCCGTGAGATCTACAGCAGTGGGCCTAGTCACGGCAGCCGCATGGTTAATAAACACGGGGGCGGTGTTCCTAGAGGGAGTACTCGGCGCCGGGGCCTTCCTCGCCCTACTTATCGCCCTCTGGGCAGTGGGGCTTGCAGACGCCGCCGTGTGGCACGCCAAGGGCGTAGAAAGCGCGAGGAGAGAGCTGGAAGAATTGGCCTAGCCCAGGAGAGGCCTTTTTAAAACCCCGCGCCGATTTTATACCCCGCCGTATATAACACAAAAGATATATTTGGAATTTAAAAGTTTGTACTATGAAACTCCTTGTTATCTTACTGGGTAAGTGCCGCACGTGCGGCGAAGAGGTAGAGGCTGTGTCTAAAGGGGATGCGAAGTGCCCGAAGTGCGGAGGACCCGTGGAGTTCTACGGCGGGAAGGAAGTGGTGAAATTACTAGACTGCGAAATTAGAGACTGGGAGAGGATCGCGGTGCTGAGCCCCACGGCGCAACAAATGGTACTGCAAGCGCTGGAGTCCGGCACGGCGCCTAAAGAGCTCTACCCCCTCCTCCTCAAGTTAAAAGACGCGGGGGCGCTGATATGTACGTAGACTTCCCCTCAGTCTGGCGGTATTTTAAAGACTACATAAGCGCCTCCGGGGGGGGGGGTATTTGAGCTGAAAAAAGCCCTCGACTGGAGCGTTTGGTACGCCGCCAAGTGGTGGCGGGAGGTGAGAGAGGCGGGAGCCGCCAATTTAAAAAACCCCTTTGTAAAAGCGCTTTATACAGCGCTGAGGGCCAGAGGGATAATAGACGATGAAGGCCGGGTTAAGAAAGAGGTGAGCCGCCCAGAGATGCCCAAGGGCCTCTACGCCAGGGAGTGGGTAGAGATGCACAAAAACTTCAACGAAATAGGGGCGGTTAAAGTGGCGAAAGACGAGGCGGATAGAAACGCCCTAGACCTCTTCTACAGCGACATACAAATCCAGGGCTGGCACAGAATAATGGTAAAGGCCTTCCTAAAAGCCGCCGGTTTTACAGACGGCCTACGCGTCTTAGAGCCCTACAGCCGCGAGGGGCATCTGGCCGTGATAATACACGACGAGTACAAGCCCGCGGCGTATTTAGGCTACGACCCAAACCCGGACTACGTCCAAGTGGCCAAGTCCATGGCCCCCACGGCCCAGTTCACAGCCGCCCCAACCGCCTGCCACCTCACCGGAACATACGACGTGGCAATCCTCGTTGAGAAAATGCAGTGGATGGCAGACCCCCTCTACGAGCTGGAATGCATAAAAAAGTTGCTCAAACGCCCCGGAGGCCTCTTGTTAGTAGCCCAGCCAGTGGCCGAGTCCATGCCGGGCTACCTCGCCATTTTATCCGCCATAGGGGCGCGCCAAGTATACACTTGGCGAGAGGCGGAGAACATACTGAAAATGAGGTTCAAACTGGCCAAGAGGCTAATACGCACCCTGCCCTTTTACGGAGCCGTATTTGAAAACCCCTAAAAACGCGCCGATATAGCCGGCGCCTGCAACACGCCGACAGCCTAACCCCGGTCTGTAGCGCCGGGGCACTCCAGCGGCGTCACCCTCACGGCCCCAAGCCCCATGCCCCTCCCAGTCCCCACGTTGAACACCTCGGCCACCCTCAGAGCCCTCCACACGTCCGCCAGCCTCCTCCTCCCGAAGGCGCGGTAGAGGGCCCACCCCACGAAGCCCCTGGCCACGCCGCCGCCCAGCAACTTCACAGTCCTCACGCACTTCCCCCAGCAACCGAAATCAGTCAAAGCCACGTATGTATAAACCCAGCGGAGGAAGGGCCCGCCGAGGCGCAGAAGCCCCAAGGCCCTCCCTTGCCTTACAGCTGACTTGAAGAGGTTCAGCGGCCTCGGGGTGAAGTCAAAGAGGGCGCGCCTCCTCTTGTAAAGAGGCTTGACGGCAAAGCGGGTGGGAGACAGGAACTCCACTTTAAAACACGGCGTGGAGGGCAACGGCTCGCTGGAGACGTCCCTAAACTCAAGCTCCGCCAGCTCAAGCGGCTTGCCGAATAGAGTAACGCCGCCGCTGAGCGAGTCCACAAAGCGAAGCGCCAGCAACTCGTCGGCAAAGCCCACGCGGAACTCCACCTCAGTCCCCTGCCCCAGGGCGGCGCCGTCTAACACGGGCCTCCCCCCGGCGAATAGGGGGGAAACGGCAAAGGGCTTGGGCTTGGCGTCGTGAAGCCATCCCCCCAGTCTAGACACCACAAGAGACTCCACCAGAGTGCCGGAAAACCCAGTCAACACCACTCCCCCGGCCAGCCTGCCCAGAACTCTAACTCTCCACACAGCCCGCACAACGCCCCCATATTAAACTACCCCTCTATATACTCTATATATTTCTTGGCGTTTAAAAATCGTCGTACACAACTCTCTTTACAAATTCCCATATTTCAACTGTCTTTCCGAGTTAAAAATTGTAAAGAGGGTATCCAATTTATAAATCGTCGTACAACAACTCGGCGCACCCCGGCGCCGAGAGGCAAAAAACGGCATTCAACTACCGGGAATAGAGTCAATCTCCAGAATAACAGCCACAAACCCCTAAAAACGACACAAGAAAAAACCGCCTCCAAAGACAAAACAAAAGGAGAAAAACTTAAAAACCCCCAAAAACACAAATCCAGAGATCCCAGAATCTCAAAAAGAGGATTGAAAGTATTCAGAGTACTCTAGGCCGGTATACAGAGGGCCTAAAAGAATCTCAAAAAGAGGATTGAAAGAACACGTCAGCCAGCCCTCCCCATGTGGCCCTGGCTGTACACAGGAATCTCAAAAAGAGGATTGAAAGAAAATTTGTAAAGTTAGAGATAGCGAGCCGCGAATTGAGAGCGGGAATCTCAAAAAGAGGATTGAAAGTCTTCGGACAATGACGCGCTTAGAATGGGCGATTTATTCAACACGTACAGAATCTCAAAAAGAGGATTGAAAGCAATTACTCTTAATTCAGAGTCTCCCTCACAGACGGCAAAATACTCAGAATCTCAAAAAGAGGATTGAAAGATGTTAATTGAAGGGCCTGAGAACGCTGTTCAGTTCATTCTCAATGAATCTCAAAAAGAGGATTGAAAGCGTCTTTCTTCTTCGACACCTTGATGTTCAACGCCTCTACAGGAATCTCAAAAAGAGGATTGAAAGGTTCTAAATATACCGACGGCCGCGACATTTACTAATTCTCTGAAGAATCTCAAAAAGAGGATTGAAAGTTATATACTTGGATCTGTACGTCCCCTTCCGTATATACACCCTGCCGAATCTCAAAAAGAGGATTGAAAGTTGACAATTCAGCCCAAAGTGTAATCCGTTGATATGGTCGGGAATCTCAAAAAGAGGATTGAAAGTCGGTAAATTAGTCAGTGAGAGCTTGTTAGGTATACTCCCCCCTTCCGAATCTCAAAAAGAGGATTGAAAGATACTAATTGTGGCGGGGTTCAACCGTCAGCTGTTCCAGGTGAATCTCAAAAAGAGGATTGAAAGGTCCGCAGTCAACAGCCAAAAAGAGGGGGAAATAAACGGAATCTCAAAAAGAGGATTGAAAGCTTTATCAACGTAGACCCTTTTGTATATCAAGCTCTTTCCGAATCTCAAAAAGAGGATTGAAAGCAGGTAGAGGTGCGGTTCAACAACGTTGTTGGCCACGTGGACTTTTTTGAATCTCAAAAAGAGGATTGAAAGTGGTTAATTCCAAGCTGAGGCAGGTCTGTGGACCCGAATCTCAAAAAGAGGATTGAAAGCCCGCGGGCCCCGGCCGCGCCAGCGGCCACCTTGTTTTTGTTGTGAATCTCAAAAAGAGGATTGAAAGGCGCCGTCCATGCGAGCACGGGGAAGACTGCCGAGGGGTCGAATCTCAAAAAGAGGATTGAAAGATTATCTTGACTAGCATCGCCACGGCGGCGAGCCCTGCGAGCTGAATCTCAAAAAGAGGATTGAAAGATCCTAGGCATTGGGATGTACACTGCGATTTCCCCCTGCGGAATCTCAAAAAGAGGATTGAAAGAGAGTCCCTCCAGCTCCTCGAGGGCGGCGCACACTACGCACATGGAATCTCAAAAAGAGGATTGAAAGTGCTGTCTGGAGTTTCGGTTGTGCTGGCAGCTGTCTTTGGCGCCTGAATCTCAAAAAGAGGATTGAAAGGCTGTATGGAGAGCCAATGCGCATGCGGCGTAAGACTGTATATACGAATCTCAAAAAGAGGATTGAAAGGCAAAAGGCCTGCGGAATAGCCAGCCATCCCCCCGCCTGGCGGAATCTCAAAAAGAGGATTGAAAGCCTCAATTCGTCTACCATGGTCTCAGGGTCGATAATAAACTTCTGAATCTCAAAAAGAGGATTGAAAGAGCTTTTTAAGGGCCTCATTTTTCTGGGCCTCAGTAATAAAGCGAATCTCAAAAAGAGGATTGAAAGTATGCGTTGACCCGGGGCCCTACACAGCTCTCCTACTTACCGAATCTCAAAAAGAGGATTGAAAGATGCGTATCATATACGCCGCACCCGCACAAACTAATAACCGCATTGAATCTCAAAAAGAGGATTGAAAGATACGGTGTACTGCAACGGCCGCGATTTGACTGAATGTACAAAAACCGGAATCTCAAAAAGAGGATTGAAAGTAGGTACGTATTTGAGGCGGTCTGCCCTCTGTGCGTGTCCAGTGGAATCTCAAAAAGAGGATTGAAAGGGGAGGCTCAGCAAACAGGACACACAGCTTCCTGGGTACCCGGAATCTCAAAAAGAGGATTGAAAGGCCACCTGCTTAGCCGCCTCCTTCGCCCTCTCAGCCCGGCTGGCCTCCGACGGGAATCTCAAAAAGAGGATTGAAAGCGGTGGCGGTGTACCAAATGTTCTACCTAGCCGGCGTCCAGCCGCCGGAATCTCAAAAAGAGGATTGAAAGATTTTTCAGTTCTCCCGCCGAAGTGCTTGAGATACTCGCAACCGTGAATCTCAAAAAGAGGATTGAAAGCTAGACGGAACTCTCACCAGCTCCTCCTCGGCGCGCTTGCGCGCCGAATCTCAAAAAGAGGATTGAAAGCTATTCCAGTGGCGAACTCGGCCGATATCCTAAGCCCTGCGAGGAATCTCAAAAAGAGGATTGAAAGCAGTTGGGACATGTTTGAGAAGGAGCTGGCCAGGGCTAGGAGTGCTGAGGAATCTCAAAAAGAGGATTGAAAGGTACGGATACAGCGCCACTGCTTGCAGCGGCGCGTCTACGCCGTTGAATCTCAAAAAGAGGATTGAAAGTCGGCACTGGGATCGTCCTGGCCATAGTCGGCATTTTCATGGGGAATCTCAAAAAGAGGATTGAAAGCGCGTTCTCGACACTGTGATGGATCTGATCCGCATGGATGCAGTGGGAATCTCAAAAAGAGGATTGAAAGACTCGTTGCCCAGAGAGCGCCTCTGGAACCTAGCCAGCACCGAATCTCAAAAAGAGGATTGAAAGCACAATTGCGAAAAACGCGGCCCATTTGTATATAGCTCTCCCCGAATCTCAAAAAGAGGATTGAAAGCTAATTTCAGTGATAAGTCCATACGGCCCAATTTGACGACATAAGAATCTCAAAAAGAGGATTGAAAGGCGAGGAGATTGCGCAGGAAGAGAACTCCTGCAAGCGCCGTTGAATCTCAAAAAGAGGATTGAAAGAACTATATAACAAAACTAGAGCCGCTGTTGAGGAAGGCTAAGAATCTCAAAAAGAGGATTGAAAGCTTGAACTCAACGTCTCCAAGCATTTGTTTATACACGAGCACGCGGGGGAATCTCAAAAAGAGGATTGAAAGCGACGCCCGTATCGTCTACTTTCACGGCGGGCTTCTTGACAACGGGAATCTCAAAAAGAGGATTGAAAGCACTATTTTGAAGAGTGGCATGTCCATTTTGGCGTCTCTCTTTGAATCTCAAAAAGAGGATTGAAAGGTGCCCCCTCGTGGCCCGGTACCGGGCCCTGACGGCCGCGAGAGAATCTCAAAAAGAGGATTGAAAGCGCTGTCCCAGTTGCGGCGGGTTGGTGTTGGCGGTCGGCGGAAGAATCTCAAAAAGAGGATTGAAAGAGCCGCGGCGCCTCTTCACGAGCCCGATGGCGGCGAGCTGCCGAATCTCAAAAAGAGGATTGAAAGGAAAAACAAACCTTTTTCAAGAAACTACACCAGGCCCTATAGGGGCCAGGAATCTCAAAAAGAGGATTGAAAGCTGAGTTGACTGATAAGTTCATACGGCCCAATATGACGACACGAATCTCAAAAAGAGGATTGAAAGCCTCAAAGCCGCTACAATAATCATCGAGGAGTATTCAAAAGAAGAATCTCAAAAAGAGGATTGAAAGTTGAGACTGTGGAGTTCGACATGGTGCGAACAGTGGCTGGTCTCGAGAATCTCAAAAAGAGGATTGAAAGTTTACCTATGTTGAAACTGATATGCGACTAGTGGACTGTATGGAATCTCAAAAAGAGGATTGAAAGTGTCCAATGAGCACATCTTCAATAGAGGCACCTCTATGCGGAATCTCAAAAAGAGGATTGAAAGAATACGCCTTCCTCGACTCGTGGTCGGCGTAGCACATAATCGTCGAATCTCAAAAAGAGGATTGAAAGAAGATTTTAGTCATCTCCTCCGCCACCAGGAACACTATCCTTGCGGGGGAATCTCAAAAAGAGGATTGAAAGCGGGAGATTGGGCAGGTTCGCCGCCTATGGGGACAATATCATCTTGAATCTCAAAAAGAGGATTGAAAGTATCTAAATCAGCTTGTGCGTGGCTTGATAAGCAAAAACATGCTGGGGAATCTCAAAAAGAGGATTGAAAGGTGACGTCTAGATTG
It encodes the following:
- the cas6 gene encoding CRISPR-associated endoribonuclease Cas6, coding for MRAVWRVRVLGRLAGGVVLTGFSGTLVESLVVSRLGGWLHDAKPKPFAVSPLFAGGRPVLDGAALGQGTEVEFRVGFADELLALRFVDSLSGGVTLFGKPLELAELEFRDVSSEPLPSTPCFKVEFLSPTRFAVKPLYKRRRALFDFTPRPLNLFKSAVRQGRALGLLRLGGPFLRWVYTYVALTDFGCWGKCVRTVKLLGGGVARGFVGWALYRAFGRRRLADVWRALRVAEVFNVGTGRGMGLGAVRVTPLECPGATDRG